The following coding sequences are from one Selenomonas sputigena ATCC 35185 window:
- a CDS encoding LPS-assembly protein LptD, whose protein sequence is MKMMVRRVFPRKSALLAAVFAASCLPSAAFAEYHSSTDTAADVLDYIENERRAARENRLSEAQEQLVRDTAAMQAHLRQPMEDHLKPLPTAFEGDELFYDQVTGEFFARGSVKITEIDNRRVLSDEIKGNALTQDVAVENEAHIVQVTPDMAQVDVRGWKLSYNYGTGIGKIEDASGKVNHQYVSGKRIEVYPDKVIIHEGRATKCHAKTPDYSVSAERIEIYPNDKIVFYNSDFWLKKTRVGHRDKYTADIRPDHKDMPPFPSVRYTKSDGLIIEQDFALPVAERLDFIPTLLVSTKEGVHGRAELRYGGRYGTLSLQYGYWQDNDDRWIRREPSLHYELGYHFKDAPIGWGIEADHGRWYNDGIKSTHTYGKIGVYHDPIPLGRGALLSFAADYSVTKESYDRSRITGFSWSATLVKKFSDRLAAYGKYSYAQVYAGNSLFYYDVADYHRALYTGFSYQLTERDRFVCGTAYDIDRRTLGDVDYYWYHDMHCVQLVTRYRAKRDSWSVRLNFTPW, encoded by the coding sequence ATGAAGATGATGGTTCGGCGCGTTTTCCCTCGAAAGAGCGCCCTTTTGGCCGCAGTTTTTGCGGCGTCCTGTCTGCCTTCGGCGGCATTTGCGGAGTATCATTCGTCGACGGATACGGCGGCGGATGTTCTCGACTACATCGAAAACGAGCGGCGTGCGGCAAGGGAGAATCGCCTGTCGGAAGCGCAGGAGCAGCTCGTCCGAGATACGGCAGCGATGCAGGCGCATCTGCGCCAGCCCATGGAAGACCACCTGAAGCCTCTTCCTACGGCTTTCGAGGGCGACGAACTGTTTTATGACCAGGTGACGGGCGAGTTCTTCGCGCGAGGCAGCGTCAAGATCACGGAGATCGACAACCGCCGCGTGCTTTCCGACGAGATCAAGGGCAATGCTCTCACGCAGGACGTCGCCGTCGAGAACGAGGCGCACATCGTGCAGGTGACGCCGGACATGGCGCAAGTGGATGTTCGTGGCTGGAAGCTCTCCTACAACTACGGTACGGGCATCGGCAAGATCGAGGACGCTTCGGGAAAGGTCAACCACCAGTACGTCTCGGGCAAGCGCATCGAGGTCTATCCCGATAAGGTCATCATCCACGAGGGACGCGCGACGAAATGTCATGCGAAGACACCCGACTACAGCGTGAGCGCCGAGCGCATTGAGATTTATCCGAACGACAAGATTGTCTTCTATAACAGCGACTTCTGGCTCAAGAAGACGCGCGTCGGTCATCGTGATAAGTATACGGCGGACATCCGACCAGATCATAAGGATATGCCGCCCTTCCCTTCGGTGAGGTACACGAAGTCGGACGGGCTTATCATCGAGCAGGATTTCGCGCTTCCTGTGGCGGAGCGTCTGGACTTTATCCCGACGCTCTTGGTATCGACGAAGGAAGGCGTGCATGGCAGGGCGGAACTTCGCTATGGCGGACGCTATGGGACGCTGAGCCTGCAGTATGGCTATTGGCAGGATAACGATGACAGGTGGATTCGTCGTGAGCCAAGCCTGCATTACGAGCTCGGCTACCATTTCAAGGATGCGCCGATCGGCTGGGGAATCGAAGCAGACCACGGACGCTGGTACAACGACGGCATCAAGAGCACGCACACATACGGGAAGATCGGCGTCTACCATGATCCGATTCCCTTGGGGAGAGGGGCGTTGCTTTCGTTTGCGGCGGATTATTCCGTGACGAAGGAATCGTATGATCGATCGAGGATCACGGGATTCAGTTGGTCGGCTACGCTCGTGAAGAAGTTCAGCGACCGGTTGGCGGCCTATGGAAAGTACAGTTACGCACAGGTCTATGCGGGAAATTCGCTCTTCTACTACGATGTGGCGGATTACCATCGCGCCCTATACACAGGATTCAGCTATCAGCTGACGGAGCGCGACCGCTTCGTCTGCGGTACGGCGTATGACATCGACCGCCGCACTTTGGGCGATGTCGACTACTATTGGTATCACGATATGCATTGCGTGCAGCTCGTCACGCGCTATCGTGCGAAACGCGACAGTTGGAGCGTCCGTTTGAACTTCACGCCGTGGTGA
- a CDS encoding D-glycero-alpha-D-manno-heptose-1,7-bisphosphate 7-phosphatase — MKNKGVPAVFFDRDGTLNVDIHYLHRPEDFIWTPDTPAAIRRLNECGILTIVVTNQSGVARGYYPEEDVRRLHDWMNEELKKEGAHLDALFYCPHHIDGKIPEYTKNCSCRKPATGMIDAACAKYDIDRTRAVLIGDSESDMECARHAGVRGVRYEGGSLLDVVERVLGMLG, encoded by the coding sequence ATGAAGAATAAGGGCGTCCCCGCTGTATTCTTCGATCGTGACGGCACGCTGAACGTCGATATTCATTACCTGCATCGTCCTGAGGATTTCATCTGGACGCCCGATACTCCCGCCGCCATCCGCCGCCTCAACGAATGCGGCATCCTCACCATCGTCGTCACGAACCAATCGGGCGTGGCGCGCGGCTACTACCCGGAAGAGGACGTCCGCCGCCTACATGACTGGATGAATGAAGAACTGAAAAAAGAGGGCGCACACTTGGACGCCCTCTTCTATTGCCCGCACCATATTGACGGCAAGATTCCCGAGTACACAAAAAACTGCAGCTGCCGAAAGCCCGCCACAGGCATGATCGACGCCGCCTGTGCGAAGTACGACATCGACCGAACGCGTGCCGTCCTCATCGGCGACAGCGAAAGTGACATGGAATGTGCAAGACACGCAGGTGTGCGGGGCGTGCGGTATGAGGGCGGGAGTTTGCTGGATGTGGTGGAGCGAGTGTTGGGGATGTTGGGATGA
- a CDS encoding glycosyltransferase family 9 protein yields the protein MKNILVVKLSAIGDVIHALPVSYAIKETFPDAHLTWVVEPTAYDILAGNPFIDNIILFEKKRFRTVRGFLEEFRPFRHELRARRYDAALDLQGLFKSAAIVAQSGAELRLGTANMREGSAYVSHSIKGAHASGHIVERYLDVARALGCRVDEVHFPVAVSPAEAASADALLAAEGVREDHRFAVLAIGANWPNKRWPVKYFAVLADWLYGEKLIPVLVGGGRLDESLVGDIEALTEVPPVNLVGRTSLKELAHIFKRADLVLGGDTGPVHLAAGLGTKTVMLMGPTDANRNGPYGQQENAMEIPRSCKACWKRRCPKGLDCLAILSVEEVKGKIREVLAR from the coding sequence ATGAAAAACATCCTCGTCGTCAAGCTCAGCGCCATCGGCGATGTCATTCATGCGCTTCCCGTCTCCTATGCCATCAAGGAGACGTTTCCCGACGCGCATCTGACGTGGGTCGTCGAGCCAACAGCGTATGACATCTTGGCGGGCAATCCCTTCATTGACAACATCATCCTCTTTGAAAAGAAGCGTTTCCGCACCGTGCGCGGCTTCCTCGAAGAGTTCCGCCCCTTCCGCCATGAGCTTCGCGCGAGAAGGTACGACGCGGCTCTCGACCTGCAGGGACTCTTCAAGTCGGCGGCGATCGTCGCGCAGTCGGGCGCGGAACTGCGCCTTGGCACGGCGAACATGCGCGAAGGCTCCGCCTATGTGAGCCACTCCATCAAGGGGGCGCACGCCTCGGGGCATATCGTCGAGCGGTACCTCGACGTTGCACGCGCCCTTGGCTGCCGCGTTGATGAAGTGCATTTTCCCGTCGCCGTCTCCCCTGCGGAAGCCGCTTCGGCGGACGCGCTGCTTGCTGCCGAGGGCGTGCGCGAAGATCATCGCTTCGCCGTTCTCGCCATCGGCGCGAACTGGCCGAATAAGCGCTGGCCCGTCAAGTACTTCGCCGTTCTCGCCGATTGGCTCTACGGTGAGAAGCTCATCCCCGTGCTCGTCGGCGGTGGACGCCTCGACGAAAGCCTCGTGGGCGACATCGAAGCGCTCACCGAAGTGCCGCCCGTCAACCTCGTCGGGCGAACAAGCCTCAAGGAACTCGCGCACATCTTCAAGCGCGCCGACCTCGTCCTCGGCGGCGACACCGGCCCCGTCCACCTCGCCGCAGGACTCGGCACGAAGACGGTCATGCTCATGGGCCCGACCGACGCCAACCGCAACGGCCCTTACGGACAGCAGGAAAACGCCATGGAGATTCCGCGCTCCTGCAAAGCGTGCTGGAAGAGGAGATGCCCCAAGGGACTCGATTGCCTCGCAATCCTCTCCGTCGAGGAAGTAAAGGGGAAGATTCGGGAGGTTTTGGCACGGTGA
- a CDS encoding glycosyltransferase family 9 protein: protein MQQKNYDNILVINLMHIGDLMLVTPVLRTLRMNFPKARITLLADKKLADLVVCNKHIDGCLLLDKKGADNHPLAFLRFIRRVRREHFDLVINLHRNERASALAAFSGAGRIVGYAKPIFSAFFDKVMENKKAVKHQIHSHFDVLEEAVGIERIDDAGLEMWLPEGAEESAAKLWQDAFPAGGKVIALNIGASWKTKRWIDDYFAQTADYFLEKGYGVAFFGGPMDEELVCACRAKMRHGDHVMLRTFTGRVTLAELAALLKKCALFITTDSGPMHVGVAMNVPIVTMFGASPVPGFYPYDAKDILLKTPESCHPCGKHECPRAGAENMACMKNIPVKEVLRYAEELLYEYENKVGNIPAHDGQYCCKVVEL from the coding sequence ATGCAGCAAAAAAACTACGACAACATCCTCGTCATCAACCTCATGCACATCGGCGACCTCATGCTCGTGACGCCCGTCCTCCGGACGCTTCGGATGAACTTTCCGAAGGCGCGCATCACGCTTCTCGCAGACAAGAAACTCGCCGATCTCGTCGTCTGCAACAAGCATATCGACGGCTGTCTTTTGCTCGACAAGAAGGGAGCGGATAATCATCCGCTCGCTTTTTTGCGCTTTATCCGCCGCGTTCGCCGCGAGCATTTCGACCTCGTCATCAACCTGCATCGCAACGAGCGCGCCTCGGCGCTCGCCGCCTTCTCGGGTGCAGGTCGTATTGTTGGCTATGCAAAGCCCATCTTTTCCGCCTTCTTCGACAAGGTTATGGAAAACAAGAAGGCAGTCAAGCACCAGATCCATTCCCACTTCGACGTACTGGAAGAAGCTGTCGGCATCGAGCGCATCGATGATGCTGGCTTGGAGATGTGGCTGCCCGAAGGCGCAGAAGAAAGCGCGGCAAAGCTCTGGCAGGACGCCTTTCCTGCGGGAGGGAAGGTCATCGCCTTGAACATCGGCGCGAGTTGGAAGACGAAGCGCTGGATTGACGACTATTTTGCGCAAACGGCGGACTATTTTCTGGAAAAGGGTTATGGCGTCGCCTTCTTCGGCGGCCCGATGGACGAAGAACTCGTTTGCGCCTGCCGTGCCAAGATGCGCCACGGCGATCATGTGATGCTGCGGACCTTCACGGGGCGCGTCACGCTCGCCGAGCTTGCGGCGCTCCTCAAGAAGTGTGCGCTCTTCATTACGACGGATTCCGGCCCTATGCACGTCGGCGTTGCGATGAACGTGCCCATCGTCACGATGTTTGGCGCAAGCCCCGTGCCGGGATTTTACCCTTACGATGCCAAGGACATCCTCTTGAAGACGCCCGAATCCTGCCATCCGTGCGGCAAGCACGAATGTCCGAGAGCGGGGGCAGAAAATATGGCGTGCATGAAGAACATCCCCGTCAAGGAAGTGCTGCGCTATGCGGAGGAACTTCTGTATGAGTATGAAAATAAAGTCGGCAATATCCCCGCGCACGATGGACAATATTGCTGCAAGGTTGTAGAATTATAA
- the panC gene encoding pantoate--beta-alanine ligase: MKILTTPKELQSYAQSVKNAKETIALVPTMGALHAGHLSLVEAARKSTDRVIVSIFVNPVQFGPNEDFAAYPRTFEADVEKLDAAGVDAVFHPAPEAMYPAGYATYVEVTGTLTEKLCGAKRPGHFRGVATVVLKLLLLSHADRAFFGQKDAQQVAVLRRMAADLGVTAEIVMAPIVREASGLALSSRNTYLSPDERTAALVLSRSLREARDVYETGEKRTKVLKEITAVELSKEPLAKIDYVELYSFPELEEIERIHAPALLAVAVYIGKTRLIDNIILGEETCC, from the coding sequence ATGAAAATCCTGACCACACCGAAAGAACTCCAATCCTATGCGCAAAGCGTCAAGAACGCAAAGGAAACAATCGCCCTCGTACCAACGATGGGAGCGCTCCACGCAGGCCACCTCTCACTCGTCGAAGCGGCGCGAAAGAGTACCGACCGCGTCATCGTTTCCATCTTTGTCAACCCCGTGCAGTTCGGTCCGAACGAGGACTTCGCCGCCTACCCGCGCACCTTTGAAGCCGATGTGGAGAAGCTCGACGCTGCGGGCGTCGACGCCGTCTTTCACCCCGCCCCCGAGGCGATGTACCCCGCAGGCTATGCGACCTATGTCGAGGTCACGGGCACGCTCACGGAAAAACTTTGCGGTGCAAAGCGTCCCGGGCACTTTCGCGGCGTGGCGACCGTCGTCTTGAAGCTCCTCTTGCTCTCGCACGCAGACCGAGCTTTCTTCGGACAAAAGGATGCGCAGCAGGTCGCCGTCCTGCGCCGCATGGCCGCCGACCTCGGCGTCACGGCCGAGATCGTCATGGCGCCCATCGTGCGCGAAGCATCGGGCCTTGCGCTCAGCTCGCGCAACACCTACCTCTCGCCCGATGAACGCACCGCCGCTCTCGTCCTCTCGCGAAGTCTGCGAGAAGCACGCGATGTCTACGAAACAGGCGAAAAGCGTACGAAAGTACTCAAGGAGATCACGGCCGTTGAGCTTTCCAAAGAACCCTTGGCAAAGATCGACTATGTAGAGCTTTACTCCTTTCCGGAACTGGAAGAAATCGAGCGAATCCATGCACCCGCGCTCCTCGCCGTCGCCGTATACATCGGCAAGACGCGTCTCATCGACAATATCATCTTGGGGGAAGAAACATGCTGCTGA
- the rfaE1 gene encoding D-glycero-beta-D-manno-heptose-7-phosphate kinase: MDIEKMLTLVEERLSRCKILVTGDVMLDKYYYGEVTRISPEAPVPINHITRQKETLGGAANVAHNLALLGCDTLLAGFVGEDYHCRSLKEKLVENGIDHAGLVPTNRPTTTKMRIIGGHQQMMRLDFESTEPLEKIYIDKFLAFVRCKLAESIDAIVVSDYAKGTCSEVTTTAIIEAAHAHGVPVIIDPKGANWTKYRGADYITPNVKEINEILIDPIKNTNAEVLKAAHYIMRKYRIKNVLVTRSESGVTLVREGEEVHIPTRAQEVFDVSGAGDTVIAVLAAGLAGGLKGRDAAFLANLAASVVVRKLGTYAVSREELKEELRKLPREEA, translated from the coding sequence ATGGACATCGAAAAAATGCTCACCCTCGTCGAGGAGCGCCTTTCTCGCTGCAAGATTCTCGTCACAGGCGACGTCATGCTCGACAAATATTACTACGGCGAAGTCACGCGCATCTCGCCCGAAGCGCCCGTGCCGATCAATCACATCACGCGCCAGAAGGAGACGCTCGGCGGCGCGGCGAACGTTGCGCACAACCTCGCGCTCCTCGGCTGCGACACGCTTCTCGCGGGCTTTGTCGGCGAGGACTACCATTGCCGCTCCTTGAAGGAAAAGCTCGTGGAAAACGGCATCGACCATGCGGGACTCGTGCCGACGAACCGCCCGACGACGACGAAGATGCGTATCATCGGCGGACATCAGCAGATGATGCGGCTCGACTTTGAGAGCACTGAGCCTCTCGAAAAAATCTACATCGACAAATTCCTCGCCTTCGTGCGCTGCAAGCTCGCTGAGAGCATCGACGCCATCGTCGTTTCCGACTATGCGAAGGGAACGTGCAGCGAGGTCACGACGACGGCGATCATCGAAGCGGCGCACGCGCACGGTGTTCCCGTCATCATCGACCCCAAGGGCGCGAACTGGACGAAGTATCGCGGCGCCGACTACATCACGCCGAATGTCAAGGAAATCAACGAGATCCTCATCGACCCCATCAAGAATACGAATGCCGAGGTGCTCAAGGCTGCCCACTACATCATGCGCAAGTATCGCATCAAAAATGTGCTCGTGACGCGTTCGGAAAGCGGCGTGACGCTCGTGCGCGAGGGTGAAGAAGTGCATATTCCGACGCGGGCGCAGGAAGTCTTCGATGTATCGGGCGCGGGCGATACGGTCATCGCCGTCCTCGCCGCTGGCCTTGCGGGCGGACTCAAGGGCAGGGACGCCGCCTTCCTTGCAAACCTCGCCGCAAGTGTCGTCGTAAGAAAGCTCGGCACCTACGCCGTGAGCCGTGAGGAGTTGAAGGAAGAATTGCGGAAACTGCCGCGCGAAGAAGCATGA
- the rfaD gene encoding ADP-glyceromanno-heptose 6-epimerase: MIIVTGGAGFIGSNIVKELNRKGRNDILIVDDLKDGENYKNLRGLHFIDYRHKDDFLESIEDDEFGGSDIDAVFHEGACSDTMEYDVNYMMKVNYEYSKTLLHFCLLHRVPFLYASSASTYGAGRHGFTENDAAEDALNPYAYSKLAFDRYVRQVMRESRSPIVGLRYFNVFGPQEQHKGKMASIFYQLYRQLKETGEARLFRGTDGFDDGEQRRDFIYVKDVVKVNFWFWENKGPSGIYNCGTGKAHTYNEAADAVIAALGKGYIGYRDFPEVLKGKYQSFTEADPKQLLKAGYDGGFHDFRAAVKEYVDFLEDGGYFRYEE; encoded by the coding sequence ATGATCATCGTCACAGGCGGCGCCGGGTTCATCGGCAGCAATATCGTCAAGGAACTCAACCGCAAGGGCAGGAACGACATCCTCATCGTCGACGATCTCAAGGATGGGGAGAACTACAAGAACCTGCGCGGACTTCACTTCATCGACTACCGTCACAAGGACGACTTTTTAGAGAGCATCGAAGATGACGAATTCGGCGGCAGTGACATCGATGCCGTATTTCACGAAGGCGCTTGCTCCGATACGATGGAGTACGACGTCAACTACATGATGAAGGTCAACTACGAATATTCGAAGACACTGCTGCACTTCTGCCTGCTGCACCGCGTGCCGTTTCTCTACGCCTCGTCCGCCTCGACGTACGGCGCAGGCCGCCACGGCTTCACCGAGAACGACGCGGCGGAGGACGCTCTGAATCCTTATGCTTACAGCAAGCTCGCCTTCGACCGCTATGTGCGTCAGGTCATGCGCGAGAGCCGCAGTCCGATCGTCGGTCTGCGCTACTTCAACGTCTTCGGCCCGCAGGAACAGCACAAGGGCAAGATGGCGTCAATCTTCTACCAACTCTACCGCCAGCTCAAGGAAACGGGCGAAGCGCGTCTTTTCCGCGGCACGGACGGCTTCGACGACGGCGAGCAGCGCCGCGACTTCATCTACGTCAAGGATGTCGTAAAGGTCAACTTCTGGTTCTGGGAAAACAAAGGGCCGTCCGGCATCTACAACTGCGGCACGGGCAAGGCACACACCTACAACGAAGCCGCCGATGCCGTCATCGCTGCCTTGGGCAAGGGATATATCGGCTACCGCGATTTTCCCGAAGTGCTCAAAGGCAAGTATCAGAGCTTCACTGAAGCCGATCCGAAGCAGCTCCTGAAGGCCGGCTACGACGGAGGCTTCCACGATTTCCGCGCCGCCGTCAAGGAATACGTCGACTTCCTTGAGGACGGAGGATACTTCCGCTATGAAGAATAA
- the panD gene encoding aspartate 1-decarboxylase, which yields MLLNLMKSKIHCATVTEANLAYMGSITIDEALMEAAHILPHERVQVVNNNNGARLETYVIKGARGSGVVCLNGAAARCVQPGDIVIIMSYAMMTEEEARAHTPIVVMLDERNQQREVRGAEEHGTIA from the coding sequence ATGCTGCTGAACTTGATGAAATCCAAAATCCATTGTGCGACCGTCACGGAAGCAAATCTCGCCTACATGGGCAGCATCACCATCGATGAAGCGCTCATGGAGGCAGCGCACATCCTGCCGCACGAACGCGTGCAAGTCGTCAACAACAACAACGGCGCACGCCTCGAAACGTATGTGATCAAGGGCGCACGCGGCTCCGGCGTCGTATGCCTGAACGGAGCTGCCGCACGCTGCGTGCAGCCCGGCGATATCGTCATCATCATGTCATACGCCATGATGACCGAAGAAGAAGCGCGCGCCCACACTCCCATCGTCGTCATGCTCGACGAAAGAAATCAGCAGAGAGAAGTGCGCGGCGCAGAGGAGCACGGCACGATCGCATAG
- a CDS encoding bifunctional heptose 7-phosphate kinase/heptose 1-phosphate adenyltransferase → MAASINDLASAVGCLKGTRVLVLGDMVADIYLDGRISRISREAPVLVLEEMGERVVAGGAANVAHNAATLGGAVCAFGILGKDAGGAGIAAVLSRAGVDTAGLLATSERPTISKTRVIAGGRATVSQQIVRIDKESREPLSSVLAEELEERLLTALAHVDAVVLSDYGSGTITQGIRERLLAACRERGVPTIVDSRYGVRSFSGVDYVKQNDAELAAAFERHLDTEEALEEAARELVAELGAKGALITRGEKGMMLFLADGARHEIPVSDKSEVYDVSGAGDTCVAAFILALAGGASPLAATQLSNIASGIAVRKFGTATVSAAELTRKVRELSG, encoded by the coding sequence ATGGCAGCATCGATAAATGATCTAGCATCGGCAGTGGGCTGCTTGAAGGGCACGCGCGTGCTCGTCCTCGGGGATATGGTCGCCGACATCTACCTCGACGGGCGCATCTCGCGCATTTCGAGGGAGGCGCCTGTACTCGTACTTGAGGAGATGGGCGAGCGTGTCGTCGCGGGCGGCGCGGCGAACGTCGCGCACAACGCCGCGACCTTGGGCGGCGCGGTATGCGCCTTCGGCATCTTGGGCAAAGACGCGGGCGGTGCGGGCATTGCCGCGGTGCTCTCTCGCGCGGGCGTCGATACGGCGGGACTTCTGGCGACTTCTGAACGACCGACGATTTCCAAGACGCGCGTCATCGCGGGCGGCAGGGCGACGGTCAGCCAGCAGATCGTGCGCATCGACAAGGAGAGCCGTGAGCCGCTTTCCTCTGTGCTCGCGGAGGAGTTGGAAGAGCGCCTCTTGACGGCATTGGCGCACGTCGACGCCGTCGTCCTGAGCGACTACGGCTCGGGTACGATCACGCAGGGGATTCGCGAGCGGCTTCTTGCCGCCTGCCGCGAGCGCGGCGTGCCGACGATCGTCGATTCGCGCTATGGCGTGCGCTCCTTCTCGGGCGTCGACTATGTGAAGCAGAACGACGCGGAGCTTGCCGCCGCCTTCGAGCGTCACCTTGATACGGAAGAGGCGCTCGAAGAGGCGGCGCGCGAGCTTGTTGCTGAACTCGGTGCGAAGGGGGCGCTCATCACGCGCGGCGAAAAGGGCATGATGCTCTTTCTTGCGGACGGCGCAAGGCATGAGATTCCCGTGTCGGACAAGAGCGAGGTCTACGATGTCTCGGGCGCGGGCGATACGTGTGTCGCAGCATTCATTCTCGCGCTTGCGGGCGGCGCCTCGCCGCTCGCGGCGACACAGCTGTCGAACATCGCCTCAGGTATCGCCGTGCGGAAGTTCGGCACGGCGACGGTCAGTGCAGCGGAACTTACGAGGAAGGTACGGGAGCTTTCCGGCTGA
- a CDS encoding bile acid:sodium symporter family protein produces MGGIHLQNIGRFIVKNMVWLVVLVGAAGAVFPASLSWIAPQVPLLLGIVMFGMGMTIEFKDFRHLVHHPWDVGIGVLAQFTIMPLVAYLLTQAFSLPPALAVGVILVGTCPGGTASNVITYLAKGDVALSVTMTMATTLLAPFVTPFLTLLLAGEEIAVNAPAMMLSIAEMVLLPVLLGAALNHFFRRRVAYALMVLPLISALLVALLVGVVVSMSAPRLAEVGTLVALAVVLHNGFGLALGYALAGLLGLSAPKRRAIGIEVGMQNSGMAASLALLYFNPAAAIPAALFSVWHNISGSLAANWFTRHDANESKISADVSL; encoded by the coding sequence ATGGGAGGAATCCATTTGCAAAACATCGGCCGCTTCATCGTCAAGAACATGGTCTGGCTCGTCGTCCTCGTCGGCGCGGCGGGTGCGGTCTTTCCCGCGTCGCTCTCTTGGATTGCGCCGCAGGTGCCGCTTCTCCTAGGGATCGTCATGTTCGGCATGGGCATGACGATCGAGTTCAAAGACTTTCGCCATCTGGTGCACCACCCGTGGGATGTGGGCATCGGCGTACTCGCGCAGTTTACCATCATGCCGCTCGTCGCTTATCTCCTTACCCAAGCGTTTTCCCTGCCGCCCGCTCTTGCCGTCGGCGTGATTCTCGTCGGCACCTGCCCGGGAGGCACGGCGTCAAACGTCATCACCTACCTTGCCAAAGGCGACGTAGCCCTGTCGGTCACCATGACTATGGCGACGACGCTTCTCGCCCCCTTCGTCACACCGTTTCTGACGCTCCTCTTAGCGGGTGAGGAAATCGCTGTCAATGCTCCCGCGATGATGCTCTCCATCGCCGAAATGGTGCTCCTGCCCGTCCTCTTAGGCGCGGCACTCAACCATTTCTTCCGCCGTCGTGTCGCATACGCGCTGATGGTTCTGCCGCTCATCTCCGCTCTGCTCGTCGCCCTCTTGGTCGGTGTCGTCGTCTCCATGAGCGCACCGCGCCTCGCCGAAGTCGGGACGCTCGTCGCCCTCGCCGTCGTCCTGCACAACGGATTCGGCCTCGCACTCGGCTACGCACTCGCCGGGCTGCTTGGACTCTCTGCACCGAAACGACGCGCCATCGGCATCGAAGTCGGCATGCAGAACTCCGGCATGGCGGCATCGCTCGCGCTCCTCTACTTCAATCCCGCCGCCGCGATTCCCGCGGCGCTCTTCAGCGTCTGGCACAACATTTCCGGCTCGCTTGCAGCGAACTGGTTCACGCGCCATGATGCAAACGAAAGCAAGATTTCCGCCGATGTTTCCCTCTGA
- the rfaE2 gene encoding D-glycero-beta-D-manno-heptose 1-phosphate adenylyltransferase: MLIPKERIEDFCATLREAGQRVVFTNGCFDILHAGHVRYLEAARALGDCLVLGLNTDASVRRLKGETRPVNTELDRAAVVGALVAVDYVVLFDEPTAEMLIEKVRPAVYAKGGDYTRETLPEAKIVEKYGGEVHFIDLVPGCSTTKIIEKIHQR; encoded by the coding sequence ATGCTGATACCGAAGGAAAGGATCGAGGACTTCTGTGCGACGCTGCGCGAAGCGGGGCAGCGCGTCGTCTTCACGAACGGCTGCTTCGACATCCTGCATGCAGGTCATGTGCGTTATTTGGAAGCGGCGCGTGCCTTGGGAGACTGCCTCGTGCTCGGACTCAATACCGACGCTTCCGTGCGCCGCTTGAAGGGCGAGACGCGTCCTGTCAACACGGAGCTTGACCGTGCGGCGGTCGTGGGCGCGCTCGTCGCCGTCGACTACGTCGTGCTCTTCGACGAGCCGACGGCGGAAATGCTCATAGAGAAGGTGCGCCCTGCCGTCTACGCCAAGGGCGGCGACTACACGCGCGAAACTTTGCCCGAGGCGAAGATTGTTGAAAAATACGGCGGTGAGGTGCATTTCATCGACCTCGTGCCCGGGTGCTCGACGACGAAGATCATTGAGAAGATTCATCAGAGATAG